The genomic stretch ATGCGTCAATTTGCTTCTGATCGTATTGCGGTTATTTTTGATGCGAAAGGAAAGACGTTCCGTGATGACATGTACCCAGAGTACAAAGCAAACCGTCCACCCATGCCTGACGATCTTCGTTGCCAGATCGAACCTTTGCACAATGTGATTCGTGCGATGGGCTTGCCACTTATCTCTATTCCCGGCGTTGAAGCGGATGACGTGATCGGTACGCTTGCTTCTCAAGCTTCTGCGATGGGTATGCCTGTGCTTATTAGTACTGGTGATAAAGATATGGCGCAGCTGGTTGATGATAACGTTACTTTGATCAATACCATGACTAACGTGGTAATGGATCGTGAAGGCGTTATTGAGAAATTTGGTATCCCACCAGAGCTGATCATCGACTACCTTGCGCTGATGGGCGATAAAGTCGATAACATCCCAGGTGTTCCGGGTGTTGGTGATAAGACTGCGACAGCGTTACTGCAAGGTATCGGTAGCATCGAAAAGCTGTACCAAAATCTTGATGATATCGCGGCGCTTGGCTTCCGTGGTTCAAAGACCATGGCTAAAAAGCTGATTGATAATAAAGACAACGCTGAGATGTCTTACGAGCTTGCAACGATCAAACTGGATGTCGAGCTAGAAGAGACACCTGAGTCGCTTGTAAAAGCGCAACCAAACACGGATGAGCTGATTAAGCTATACGGTCAACTGGTCTTCAAATCTTGGCTGAATGAGCTACTTGAAGGTGGCAGCGGCGTGGTTGAGGCGGATGAAAAGTCGGGTGCAGTACGCAGCAGCACAGCATCAACTACTTCTACGGTAGAAATGAATACCTCTGCAGTGACGATTGATCGCAGCAACTACGAAACCATCTTAGATGAAGCCTCTTTTAATGCGTGGCTAGAGAAACTGAAAGCGTCAGAGGTGTTTGCCTTTGATACTGAAACAGACAGCTTGGACTACATGGTGGCGAACCTCGTTGGCCTGTCATTCGCGACTGAAGAAGGCGTTGCCGCTTACGTACCGGTTGCCCATGATTACCTAGATGCACCGCAGCAGTTGGATCGTGATTGGGTACTTGAACAGCTTAAGCCGATTCTTGAAGATGATGCACAAGCGAAAGTAGGTCAGAACCTGAAGTACGATATGAGTGTGCTAGCACGCTACGGTATCGAGATGAAAGGCATCAAACACGACACCATGTTGGCGTCTTACGTTTTCAATAGCGTAGGTGGCAAGCATGATATGGACAGCCTAGCGCTGCGTTTCCTTCAGCACAGCTGCATCTCATTTGAGCAAATCGCAGGTAAAGGTAAGAAACAGCTTACTTTCAACCAGATTGAGCTGGGTGAAGCGTCTCCATACGCAGCAGAAGATGCTGACGTGACACTACGTCTTCATAACCGTTTGATGGAAAACATTGAACAAGATGAAAAGCTAAAAGCCATCTATGAAGAAATCGAAGTGCCACTGATCCCTGTAATGTCTCGCATTGAACGTACCGGTGTATTCATCGATGACATGTTGCTGGGCGCTCAATCGCAAGAGATTGCGGTTCGTCTGGATGAGCTAGAACAGAAAGCCTACGAGATTGCTGAGCAAGAGTTCAACATGAACTCGCCAAAACAGCTGCAAGCGATCCTGTTTGAAAAAATGGGTCTGCCTGTTATCAAGAAAACGCCATCAGGTGCACCTTCAACCAACGAAGAAGTGCTGCAAGAGTTGGCTCTTGATTACCCGCTACCTAAGCTGATCATTGAGTATCGTGGCCTTGCGAAACTAAAGTCGACCTACACAGATAAACTACCGAAGATGATCAACGCTGAAACGGGTCGTGTTCATACGTCTTATCACCAAGCGGTGACAGCAACGGGTCGTTTGTCTTCAACAGATCCAAACCTACAGAACATCCCTATTCGTAATGAAGAAGGCCGTCGTATCCGCCAAGCATTTGTTGCACAACATGGCTGGAAGATTCTAGCGGTCGATTACTCTCAAATTGAATTGCGTATCATGGCGCACCTTTCGGGTGATAAAGCGCTTCTGGAAGCATTCCAACAAGGCAAAGATATCCACGCGGCAACGGCGGCTGAGATCATCGGCGTTAATATTGAGGATGTAACGACAGAACAACGTCGTCGTGCTAAAGCCGTTAACTTCGGTCTTATCTACGGTATGAGTGCCTTTGGCTTGGCTAAGCAACTGGGTATTCCTCGTGGTGAAGCACAACACTACATGGATACTTACTTCGAGCGTTACCCTGGCGTAATGCAGTATATGGAAGACACGCGCAGTGCAGCTTCAGAGCAAGGCTTCGTTGAAACCATTTACGGTCGTCGTCTGCACCTTCCTGAGATTCAATCTCGTAATGGCATGCGTCGTAAGGCTGCTGAACGTGCGGCGATCAATGCGCCAATGCAAGGCACAGCGGCAGACATCATTAAGAAAGCGATGTTGTTGGTGGACGAGTGGATTCAAGTGGAAGGCGATGGTCGTGTGAAACTGCTTATGCAGGTACACGATGAATTGGTGTTTGAAGTGGAAGAGTCATCTTTAGCCGAAATTGAAAGTAAAGTACAAGAATTGATGGAATCCGCTGCAGAGCTAGAAGTTCCGCTTGTCGCGGAAGCTGGCCACGGTGACAACTGGGATCAAGCCCACTAATCAGTTTTTGACCTTAATAAGTAAATTAGTATGAGCCAGTGCACAAACACTGGCTTTTTTTTGTCTCAAATAAAGTTAAGTCGTAATAAGAATTTAGGTGTTTTAATAAAACATTCATGAAAAAAAACTACAAAAATTGTTTTCATTTCTGAGCAATTGTTGTACATTAAATCTCGTAGGGTACAGAGGTAAGATGTTCTATCTTTCAGACCTTTTGTTTCACGTTATTGGATTAGGCTGATTCAGCCGCCCCAGTCAGTATTTGACTGGGGCGTTTTTTCTTGTGCGAAAGAAAAATATTTCCAACCTACCATTCCCCCGTAAAACCTCTCATTTTTAGTGCCTTTTATTACACTTTCTCAAGCACAGTGATAAACCCCTGATTTGCCTTAGTTCTGGAATTCGATCAGCTTTTGGTAATTTAAATCCGTCTCTAAGTCGATTGTTTTATCACTTGAAATAACTTTTATTTTACAAGTTATCGATAAAGGATTGATGGCTCACGCCTTATTTATCAGTGTATTGAGTCGGTGAATGCTCAATGTAATCCATGATTTTCTGTTGTTTCTCGGTGCTGTATTTCAGTGCTTCGGCGGTGATCTGGATGGATTGTGCCATCGAAGAGATATTGTTGGTCGCTTTTACCAAGGTTTGCTGCATGGGTTTGAGGATAAGCAGATAGATAGCGGTCAAAGCGATAATAATGACGGCGATAACGGCCGCCAGCGCAATGATGATCTTGGTCTGAATGTCATCCAACAGCACTTGGCTGGTTTGTTTAAAGGCGAGTCGAGATTGGTCTAAGGCCTGTGGCAGTTGATTGAGGGATGTCTTGGTGGAGCTCGCAAGCTTATTGATGCTTTCAACGGTTTGATTGAGGGCTTGTTGCTGGTCGTCGCTTAGATTGAGGTTGTTGACTATCGCCTGCAAAGATTGCGATATCACCTCAAGAGACTCACTCGCATCTTGGGCGTACTTTTCCATGCCATCTAGGTCTAATGTCATATCGACATTGATCAGTGGGGCTTGTTCTTGTTCTGCTTCAGAGGCAAACCCTGTCAGTGAGACCAATATAAGTGCAATGATGGCTAATGGTGTTTTCCACATGAGTATTCCTTTCTCATTGTTCTGATTATTTAGATGTGTCTTTTAGTATGGTTCACTTCTATTGGTTTTAGTGGCTAAATCCGATCTTTAACACTAAAAACTTAGGCTTAACTCACTCATTTTTGGGCAAAAAATACCCCACCTATATAAGGAGGGGCATTGATAAGGCTAAATCACGTGTTGTCAGTGAGTTAACCTATAGCGATAAGTAGGGAAATTACTCTGAGTCGTTGTGCTCTTCGTCCGCTAACTCATCAATGATTTGATCAGCAAGCGCTGGGGCAAACCACTCATCCATCTTGGCACGCAGTTGGTCGACGCCGATGCCCTTCATTGAAGAGAAGACATCAACCGCAACATCACCACCGAAAGATTTTGCATCGTTACGGATTTTCAATAGCTGTGCTTTACGCGCACCACTTTTCAGTTTGTCTGCTTTTGTTAACAAAACCTGTACTGGGATGCGGCTATCGATAGCCCAGTAGATCATTTGTTGGTCAAGGTCTTTCATTGGGTGACGGATATCCATCAATACCACTAAACCTTTCAGGCTTTCACGTCGTTGTAGGTATTCACCTAGTGACTTCTGCCATTTTTTCTTCATCTCAAGCGGTACTTGAGCAAAGCCATATCCAGGTAAATCGACGATATGACAACCGTCCGTTACCTTAAATAGGTTGATTAGCTGAGTTCGACCGGGTGTTTTACTGGTTTTCGCCAAGCTTTTTTGGTTTGTAACGCGATTTAGCGCGCTAGATTTACCAGCATTGGAGCGTCCTGCAAACGCAATTTCGATCCCTTCGTCTTCTGGTAAATGACGAATATCAGGTGCACTGGTAATGAAATGCGTGTTTTGATAATGAATTTTTACGCTCACTGTTAACTCCATCTCGACTTTGTGTAGTCGATTGATTACTTTTTTGTGAATTTGTGTAAAATAACCGTGCTCGGCATAAGGTCGCCTATTGTACCATGAGTGGCAACATAGAGTGGTACTGGAAGCTTGATAATTATAATGGAATGTCATGAAGAAATTAGCGCTAATTTTGAGTCTTTTAGCCAGCTGCTCAGTATGGGCTCAAGGTAGTATTGAAGCTGGTAAAGCCAAATCACAAACATGTGTTGCCTGCCACGGTGCTGACGGCAACAGTCTGATCACTCAGTACCCTAAGCTGGCTGGTCAACATGAGAAGTACCTAGAGAAGCAGTTAAAAGAGCTTAAGCTAGGTATGACAAGTGGTGGTAAGCAAGGTCGTTACGAACCTGTAATGGGTGCAATGGCGATGCCTTTATCTGAAGAAGATATGGCTGACCTAGCGGCATACTACGCATCTCTACCTATCTCTAGTAACTCTACTCCTGAAAATGTAGTAGATGAAGGTAAGGTTCTTTACACGGCGGGTAACGCAGAACGCGGCCTAACGGCGTGTATTGCTTGTCACGGTCCACGTGGTAACGGTACCGAACTTTCTGGTTTCCCTAAGATTTCTGGTCAACACGCAGATTACATCAAGGCTCAACTTGAAAAATTCCGCGATGGTAACCGTAATAACGACATGAATGCGATGATGCGTGATGTAGCTAAAAAGTTAACAGACGCAGAAATTGATACCTTATCGAAGTACGTTGGTGGTCTACACTAATTTGTCGGTTTCTTGCTCTTAGCTAGAGTGAAGAAATGTACGTTCGAGCGAGATTGAAGAGACGCCCCGATCAATTATGGTCGGGGCGTTTTCTTTTTGGCTAGTTTCTTTTGATTGGTACTAGTTATGAATCAATCGCTTATGTCTGATTTATCTATGTGTGATCAATTTGTGTTCGAAAGTGTGAACTCGCACTATTGTAGTCTTTTTGTAACACGGTAAAGTAACCGCCATCAGCTAGGAGCTGACTTAGATATGGATGATCATCTAGTCTAACGGTATAGACAGAAACGGATCAGGCTAGGACAGCCCAGCAACAAGGTGTTAGAAAAGGATAGCCAAAACTCATCAGGACGATGAACAAAAAACAAATTTGGCATGGAAAGCACCAATAACAAATGGAGATTTGTGTACCAAGTTGAGTATGCAAATTTTGGCCGATATAGGCAGATTTAGAGAGCGATAGGTTTTCCTATCGCTTTTTTTATTGATTTGATGAAAAAACACCCAATACCTCTCCACTATAAACGCAGTTTCTGGTATGTTTCGCATCCCTGTTTAAGGATGTGCTATGTATACTTGTCCCTTATGCCATCACCAAGGCGTGAATCACTATTTTGAAGACAAACGCAGAGCCTATCTGCAGTGTCAGCAATGTGAACTGGTATTTGTTAAACCTGAACAAAGGTTAGAAGCAAAAGAAGAAAAAGCACACTATGATCTCCATGAGAACGATCCTAGTGATGCAGGCTATCGCCGTTTTTTATCTCGCATCGCGGATCCACTAACAGACAAAATTTCATCTAACTCACAAGGGTTGGATTTTGGTTGTGGCCCAGGCCCTACGCTATCTATCATGTTAGAAGAAGCCGGACACACCATGGAGTTGTACGATATCTATTACCACCCAGAGACTTCTGTGTTGGAAAAAACGTACGATTTTATGACTGCCACGGAGGTGATTGAACATCTTTATCACCCAGACAAAGTGTGGCAGCAATGGTTGAATTTAGTTAAACCCAAAGGCTGGATTGGTCTTATGACTAAGCTAGTAATAGACGTAGATGCGTTTGCTGGTTGGCACTACAAGAATGACCCGACTCATGTTGTCTTCTTTAGTCGTCAAACATTCCAGTTTTTGGCAGAGCGGGATAAGCTCGAACTAGAATTTTTTGGAAATGATGTAATTTTACTGAGGAAAGTGCAGTAATGGCTCGTAGTAAAAAATCAAGAAAGCCGGGAGCTCTTGGCGCTCCGGAACCTATGGTTACTCGTAACCGTAGCGAATCTGATGTTGAAGGTCGTGAACGTAAGCGTGTTAAAAAGCGCAAAGGCCTAAAATCTGGCAGCCGTCACTCAGATGGTAGCGAAGCAAAACAGCGTAAAGCTGCACAAGCTCGCGACCCTCGTTTAGGCAGCAAGAAAAAAATCCCGCTGATTATTGAACCAGCGAAGAAGCCAACGAAACAAGAGCGTAAGCTATCTAACGAGCAAGAGTTAGAGATGCTTGAGAACGATGCTCAACTGAACACGCTGCTAGACCGCCTTGAAAATGGTGAAAACCTAGGTGCAGGTCTACAGAAGTTCGTTGACGAGAAGCTTGATCGTATCGAACACCTAATGGGTCGCTTAGGTCTGTTAGAGCCAGAAGAAGACGAAGAAGAGATCTTCGAAGAAGCACCAGTTGCCTCTAAGAAGAAAGCAAGCTCTGACGAAGACTTGTTATCTCAATTCGAAGACTTCGACTTAGACAGCTTTAAAGGTTAATAGCCAATGAACGTAACCTTATTAGCAATTGCTGGTGGAATTATCATTCTCGGCTTGGGCTCTTACGCAGGTTACCTTCTACTTCAAGTGAAGAAGCAGACGGAGTTGCAAAAGCAGCATCAAGCACTAGCCATTGAAAAACGTAACGCGACGATTTATGACAACGTAAATACTTTGTGTTTAGCGGGCATTCAAGGGCAGTGTGATTTACCTGAGATCAGTATCCGAGTGTGTATCATCATGGATAATGTTCAGGGCGATGAGCGTGTCGATTTAGATTCTGAATATCCTGCTCTTTCTGAGCTGTACCACATCGTTAAAGATATGGCGCGCGGAGAGGAAAGACAGGAACTGACGAAGAAAGAACGCATGCAGCAGAATCTCACACGCCATAAGGCCGAGACTCGCTTGAACGATGCGGTTATCGAAGATTTGAAAAGGTTGCAGGAGAAGGTTAAACCTCTCAATAACCAAATCAATATTCAGATGATCTAGTCGCTAAGACTATTAATATAGAGGCTCGTTTAATACACGGTGTATTTAAGATTCATTATCTTTAATCCCGAGTGCTGAATGAGCCTTCTTACCTCTTGCACCCCTGTATTTCGGTGCATTGTTAGTGATCAAGCTAGCAGTTCTGAGTTTTTATCTGAAAAAAAGATTTTGTCTTGAAACGACCTTACAAGTCGTGTGGCAAAATAACCCGTCTATATTTTAATGTATGTAAAATGATTTGAGAGACCTTAGGTTCTCGCGGATCTAAATTGGAAGTACCGCTATGTCGAGCAAGCCAGTAACAACGAATCAGCAAATCGTTTGGGATCAAGAGATCTTAAACAAGTACAACTATTCGGGACCTCGTTACACCTCATACCCAACTGCGTTGGAGTTTCATGAAGCGTTTACCGTCGCTGATTACGACATGGCGTGTACGCAATACCCAGAGCGTCCACTCTCTCTTTACGTGCATATCCCGTTCTGCCATAAGCTTTGTTACTACTGTGGTTGTAATAAGGTGATTACTCGTCACTCGCACAAAGCGGATGAGTATCTTGATGTGATTGAGCATGAAATCCGCCAACGTGCGTCTCTGCTTAATGGTCGCGAAGTGACTCAACTGCACTTCGGTGGCGGCACACCAACCTTCTTGAGCAAGACTCAAATCACTCGTTTGATGATGATTCTGCGTGATGAGTTTAACTTCACGGCGGATGCTGAAATCAGTATCGAAGTAGACCCTCGTGAAATTGAGCTAGATGTGCTCGATCACCTACGTAACGAAGGCTTTAACCGTCTGAGTATCGGTGTTCAAGACTTCAATAAAGAAGTACAGAAGCTGGTTAACCGTGAGCAAGATGAAGAGTTCATTATTGCGATGGTTCAACGTGCTAAAGAGCTAGGCTTCCGTTCAACTAACTTAGATTTGATCTACGGCCTGCCAAAGCAGACTCAAGCGCTATTCGCTGAAACACTGAAGCAAGTGCTTGAGATGAAGCCGGGTCGTCTATCGGTATTTAACTATGCGCACATGCCACAACTGTTTGCGGCGCAGCGTAAGATTAAAGATGAAGACTTGCCGGAAGCAAAAGAGAAAATGGCTATCCTGCAAGATACTATCGAGACTCTAACGGGTGCGGGTTACCAGTTCATCGGTATGGACCACTTCGCATTACCTGAAGACGAGCTCGCGGTTGCGCAGCGTGAAGGTATTCTGCATCGTAACTTCCAAGGCTACACGACCCAAGGTGAAGCTGACCTAATTGGTTTTGGTGTTTCTGCTATCTCTATGGTGGGTGATGCTTACGCACAAAACCAAAAAGAGCTGAAGAAATACTACGCTCAGGTCAACGACCTGCGCCACGCACTTTGGAAAGGTGTGGCACTCGATAGCGATGACCTTCTACGTCGTGAAGTGATCAAGCAGCTTATCTGTAACTTTAAGCTTGATAAGACCATGATCGAGTCTGAGTTCTCGGTTAACTTTAATCGTTACTTCAAGGAAGACTTAGAGCTTCTACAAACCTTCATTAATGATGAGTTGGTTGAAGTCGACGACAAAGAGATTCGCGTGACTCTGCGTGGCCGTTTGTTGATCCGTAACATCTGTATGTGTTTCGACAAATACCTACGCGCTAAGGCTCGCCAACAGCAATTCTCTCGCGTTATCTAATCGCTCGATTGAGAATAGAGACATAAAAAATGCCAGCATCATGCTGGCATTTTTGTATCTGTGGTTTGTTCACTCGAGCCCGTCAGCTTTCTTTAACTGATGCTCTCTTTAGCCTCGGTGTTCTGTTTGATTTTGGCACTCTGTTGAGCATTGCTTAGATCGGTTGGCCATTGGTCAAAAGGCACTGGACGACTGTATAAGAACCCTTGTGCTTGTGGGCATTGCAGCTGCTTAAGTAGGTCTGCTTGCTGCTGAGTTTCAACGCCTTCGGCGACTAAGCTGACCTTGAAGCCTTTGGTAATGTTGACGATGGCTGCAACAATCGAGCTGTCTAGATTCTCTTTGTCTAGCTTACTGACAAAGCTGCGATCAATCTTCAGGCAATCAAATGGCAGCTTGTGCAGGTAGGCCAGTGACGAATAACCAGTACCGAAATCATCAATGGCAATTGAGATTCCCAATGCTTTGAGAGTCAGCATGTTGTCGATGATGGTTGGGTCATTATCGATGATGCGTGACTCAGTGATTTCTAGCGTAAGGTTTTTGGCCGGTAGTTTGGTATCATTTAGCGTGTTTTTCACTAAACTAATAAACCCACTTTCACTTAGCTGATCGACAGATAAGTTAACGTGAATCGAGAAGTCTTCGCTCCATTTTCCTGACTCAATCGCAATTGCAGTATCTCGACAAGATTTGTGCAGGATCTGCTTACCAATGTCGTAGATAAGTCCGGTTTCTTCTGCCAGTGGTATGAATTCCAGTGGTGAGATAATACCTTCGTCGGTGACCCAGCGAGCCAAAGCTTCAGCGCCTATCGTGGTACCTGATTCTAGATCGATGATTGGCTGATAAAAGGCTTCAAATTGCTGCAGCTCAATCGCTTTGTTCAATCGAGCCAACATTTTAGTGCGGTGTCGAGAGGCATTACCCATCTCAGGGCTGTAGATGCTGACGCGTGTTTTATCTTGTTTGGCATTGCTGAGTGCAATGCTGCTGTTACGAAGCCACGATGTAATATCTTGATCGTTTGATACATGCACAACACCAATCGAAACCTTGACCACGACACTTTCAGATTCCATCGCGAACGGAGAAGCAAAGGTCTGAACCAAACGGTTAGCAAGCAGTTGAACGTCTTCCTCTTGGGTGATGTTGGGTGCGTATATCGCGAACTCATCCCCGCCCGTGCGTGCCAATAGGTAATCCGATGGTAACGTGCCTCTTAAGCGAGCGGCAGAGATGATAAGCAGCTGGTCGCCATTGTAGTGACCTAGGCTGTCATTAATATCTCGGAAGCGATCGATACCAACCAAGTACAGCGTGCCTTTTTCGGTTGCTGCATTTTTCTGTGCTGCATCGATAAAGCCTTCTCGGCTGTAGAGTTTGGTCAGCGAGTCATAGGTCAGTTGTGACTGTAACTGCTGGAATGACGCTTTCAGGTTGTTGGCCATTTCGTTGAATGCCTCTACCAACATACTGGTTTCGTAGATATTGCCCGATTTCGGCATACTGCTGTCCCAATCCCCTTTGGCAAGGCGTTTTGCGGCATCTGCGGTGGAGGTGATGGGTTGGGTCACACGATTAAAAGCAATTAATCCTGCGATAATCCCAATGCAGCTAAGTGCGAGCCCGAGCAGCCAGCTGTCTCTTTGGTTTTCTGGCAATTCACCGAGTAGATTACTTTCTGGAATCGACATACCAATAAACCAAGTGAGGCCATGTTTATCCTCATAAGGTGTGATTTGGTTAAAGTATTGCTCGCCATCCAATGTGAACCTGAAGCGTTGTACGCCCATGTCGTCAATCAAATGCAGTTGTTCAACATAATTAGCGCTCTCTCGTATTACTGGGTTGGCACTTTCTGTCGCTAATAAGCGTTGGCCTTTATGTGTTTTACCCGTGCCCCATGAAACTACACTGCCGCCACCGGAGTGTGCGACTAAGCGTTGTTGCTGGTCGATGATGTAGACAGAAGCATCGGTCTTGTCTTTTAGGTTCTTCAGGAATGCGTTAAAGGTATTGATCTTGATGTCGCTGACGATGACGGCTTTAAATTCGTTGTCGGAATAGATAGGGGCGAGGGCAGAAAGAGTAATTTCTTGGCGTTCATCCGCATTGGCGTAAATTGGCGACCATACTGCTTTTTTCTCATTAACAACCGGTGTGTACCAAGGGCGGACTCTCGGATCGTATCCTGAAATGACCGAGCGAATGTCTTCGCTAATCTTGCTACCACGGTAGATGACGAGCTGATCTTGGGTTCGTTCATCTTGCACCATCAAGGTGTAGCCGTTGTTGGCCTCTTTACGAAAACCGACATAGTTACCATCTTCAGAGCCAAAGCCGATCACATCCAGCTGCGGCACGGCAGTGAAATGGTCGGAAAACTTATAAAGGATGTAATCTTGAACCTTACTAAGATTACCGGGCTGATAGAGCTTGTGGTAACCAATGTTGTGGCTGAGGGAGAGGTTCGCGTGAAATGGTTTTTCTAAAAAATCGGAAAGGCTTTGATGAACGTTGTCAGTGAGTGATGCTAGCTGACGTGCGCTAATATCACTCACCATCTCTTTGTAGCTTTGCTTTTGAGTGAAAACCATTACGCCCATAGTGAACAGAAATATCATCACGAATGGCAGAACCACTGCGGTTCTTAATGTAATTTGGGTTTTCAAAGACATCTTTAGCTACAACTTTGGTGAATAGTGTACTGTAATTGTACCGACACTATTCAAACCAAGCGACACTTTTTTGGTTAAAAAGTAGCTGCATCGAGAGTCATATAATGCCTAGTACAGTTCTTTAAGCTTACGAGTTAGGGTGTTTCGTCCCCATCCCAAAACCTTCGCTGCATCCTGTTTATGACCATTAGTATGGTTGAGTGCAGCCTCTAGCAGTATACGTTCAAACTCTGGCAGAGCATAAGTCAGCAGCTCCTTTTCTCCTGAATCAAGCGCACATTTTGCCCAATTCGCAAGCAGTTGTTGCCAGTTATCTCCAGTGCCGGAAGTGGTTACTACTTTCTCTTCCAATAGCTCAGGCGGTAAGTCCGAAGGAAGAATTTCACTGCCGCTCGCCATTACGGTCAACCAACGACAAATGTTCTCAAGCTGACGCACGTTACCCGGCCAATTGAGCTGGTTTAGCTTCATGATAGTTTCAGGGTGCAGTGTTTTCACTTCAACACCGAGTTCTTCTGCTGCTGATGCTAAGAAGTGATGAGTTAGCTTTTCAATGTCTTGTTTACGTTCGCGCAGTGCAGGTATGTGAATTCGGATTACATTGAGTCGGTGGAACAAATCCTCACGGAAATCGCCTTCATGCACCAATCGTTCAAGATCTTGGTGGGTTGCCGCCACGATACGTACATCAACCTTCACCGCAGAATGACCACCGACACGATAAAACTGTCCATCAGAAAGCACACGCAACAGACGGGTCTGAATATCGAGTGGCATGTCACCGATCTCATCAAGAAATAGTGTGCCACCATTGGCCTGTTCGAAGCGTCCTTGGCGAACACTGTTGGCTCCGGTAAAGGCACCTTTCTCGTGGCCAAATAGCTCTGATTCAATC from Vibrio pomeroyi encodes the following:
- a CDS encoding phosphodiesterase GepA — encoded protein: MSLKTQITLRTAVVLPFVMIFLFTMGVMVFTQKQSYKEMVSDISARQLASLTDNVHQSLSDFLEKPFHANLSLSHNIGYHKLYQPGNLSKVQDYILYKFSDHFTAVPQLDVIGFGSEDGNYVGFRKEANNGYTLMVQDERTQDQLVIYRGSKISEDIRSVISGYDPRVRPWYTPVVNEKKAVWSPIYANADERQEITLSALAPIYSDNEFKAVIVSDIKINTFNAFLKNLKDKTDASVYIIDQQQRLVAHSGGGSVVSWGTGKTHKGQRLLATESANPVIRESANYVEQLHLIDDMGVQRFRFTLDGEQYFNQITPYEDKHGLTWFIGMSIPESNLLGELPENQRDSWLLGLALSCIGIIAGLIAFNRVTQPITSTADAAKRLAKGDWDSSMPKSGNIYETSMLVEAFNEMANNLKASFQQLQSQLTYDSLTKLYSREGFIDAAQKNAATEKGTLYLVGIDRFRDINDSLGHYNGDQLLIISAARLRGTLPSDYLLARTGGDEFAIYAPNITQEEDVQLLANRLVQTFASPFAMESESVVVKVSIGVVHVSNDQDITSWLRNSSIALSNAKQDKTRVSIYSPEMGNASRHRTKMLARLNKAIELQQFEAFYQPIIDLESGTTIGAEALARWVTDEGIISPLEFIPLAEETGLIYDIGKQILHKSCRDTAIAIESGKWSEDFSIHVNLSVDQLSESGFISLVKNTLNDTKLPAKNLTLEITESRIIDNDPTIIDNMLTLKALGISIAIDDFGTGYSSLAYLHKLPFDCLKIDRSFVSKLDKENLDSSIVAAIVNITKGFKVSLVAEGVETQQQADLLKQLQCPQAQGFLYSRPVPFDQWPTDLSNAQQSAKIKQNTEAKESIS
- the glnG gene encoding nitrogen regulation protein NR(I) — translated: MSKGYVWVVDDDSSIRWVVEKTLSSADIKCETFADAESVLLALERETPDVLVSDIRMPGIDGIELLHQVHQRSPDLPVIIMTAHSDLDAAVNAYQKGAFEYLPKPFDIDETLTLVERAIAHSQEQKREQASEVTEETNAPEIIGEAPAMQEVFRAIGRLSRSSISVLINGESGTGKELVAHALHRHSPRAKKPFIALNMAAIPKDLIESELFGHEKGAFTGANSVRQGRFEQANGGTLFLDEIGDMPLDIQTRLLRVLSDGQFYRVGGHSAVKVDVRIVAATHQDLERLVHEGDFREDLFHRLNVIRIHIPALRERKQDIEKLTHHFLASAAEELGVEVKTLHPETIMKLNQLNWPGNVRQLENICRWLTVMASGSEILPSDLPPELLEEKVVTTSGTGDNWQQLLANWAKCALDSGEKELLTYALPEFERILLEAALNHTNGHKQDAAKVLGWGRNTLTRKLKELY